The genomic window CGCCATTGGGGCCGGGCCCATTGCCGCCGTAGGGGTAGGGCTGCCCGACGCTGTGGTAATCCACCATGGCGCTGCGAtcgctccgctccgctcctgCCGCGCCGCCCGGCTctgcgcccccgccgcccgcccttCCGCTGCGCATGCGCCGCGCGCCACGCCCGGGGCACGCCCACCGCGGCGTGCGCATGCGCCGCCCCCCCACGGGAGGTGCCCACCGTGCCTTCACGCCCCGCCCAAAGACACGCCCACCTCGCCCTCACGCCCCGCCCACCGCCCTCTCCccgccaccgcgcatgcgccaCCTGTTCCATGCATTTGAATATACATGACAGGGCGgggaaatgtaattaatattcATATCAGCGGCACGGCGCGCCTTCCGCGGCCACGCCCACGAGGGGACGGCGCCCTCATTAATATTCATGAGCCCAAAACCCACGTGACCTCTCCCACAAAGACTTGACCCAACCCAACTCCCACGGTGAACAGAGAAGCGGGACATTAATATTCATAGACTGGGCGTGGCCATGCATAAATGGGCGTGGCCACGCGCGGAGGAGGCGTGGCTTCCCAGGCAGCACTGCGAACACCCCCAGACCCGCGCTGCCCCACGGGGGGGatctgccctcccccccccccaatccccaATCCCCCGGGGGGGGCCGAGCCGCACCCCAGGACAGTGTCACCCCCCCAGGACAGTGTcacccccccagggaccccccaaaaggACCACAGCGCCCTGGAGGCTTCGCCTTTACTGGTGCAGCCACGAGTTAAAAGGGGGGACAGTAAAAGCGGGGTCAGAGGGAGGAGGCCATGATGCTGGAGACGCCTGCGGGAGAAGGAGGTGAGTGAGGGGGGGCCCCGGCCTGGGGGGGGTCTCCCCAGACTGGGAGGGGGGGTCTCCCCGGCCCCCGACACCCACTGTCGAAGTCGATCTTCTCCACGATGTTCTTGGGCTTGATGCTCTCCTCCTGGTTGCAGATGAAGATCCGCCCGGGCTCCGGCTCCGTCCAGCCGTACTTGCTCATCCAGACCTTCAGCTGAGCctctggggggcagggggggagatgggggggagatgggggggcTTCGGGGGCTTCAGCCCCTCCCTACCCCCTCCTGTCACCCCCTTACCTGAGAGGTCCCCCAACATCTCGGCCAGCAGCCAGCGGTCGATGTGCTGGTAGGTGATCCCCACCACGTGGCAGATGACTGTGGAAGGAGACCCCAGGTCAGCCGCCCCCAGGTCAGCCGCCAGGgccccccccaggacccccccaaaccccctcacATTTCCTCACGGAGTCCTCGAAGCCGGTGATCCCATCCAGCAGCTCCATGTTCTCATCCAGAGCTTGCTGcggaaggggggggggggctggatAACGAGCGCTGGGGAGCACCCCAACTCCTCCCAGATGTGGGGTGTCCCCCCGAGTTTGGGGGGGCCCCGCCCCCAGGCAGGACTCACCCAGAAGGACTGGAAGTGGCAGgtctccagcagctcccccaGGTAGAGAATCTGCCTGATGggcctctcctcctgctggggccggggggtcAAGGAAatgtggggagaggagcccgGAGCCACCCCCCGCAGCCGCTCCCCCAAACCAAGCCCCCCCAGATCCCTAAATTGGGGTGCCCTGGTCAACAGGCAGGCGATGAGGGGTCCCGCGGGGCAAAGCCTCCACGTCTCACCCCACcggaggggggctggggacggactgggggtgggaggggggcaggggcggtccccaaagccccccgcccccctcggCGGGGCGGATACGTGGGCCTGGTCGATCATGCACTTGCAGAGGGTGAAGTCCGTGTGCGGGAGGTTGGTCAGGGCCTTCAGCAGGATCTGGGCCGTGACGGTGGTCTGGAAGAAGGCGGGGTTGAACTGGTACCTGGGGGGAGAGCGGGGGcgttggggaggggggacaggaCGGGACAGGCCGGGGCGtgggcccccccccgccccccccggccccgctcacaGCTTCAGCACGGCCAGGTTGGCCTCCAGGTCGTAGGCGTTCTCCTTGGCCTGCGTCTCCACGTAGCGCTCCAGCGTGGCCAGGTTCTCGGGGTTGTACCTGCGGGGAAGGGGGGGCCAAACCCCACCGGgaacccccccgccccgtcacCGCTCCGCGGGCCACCCTGCGCACGGTAccgagccccgccgcccccggcacCCCGCTCCCGGGGACCCTCAGCGCTGCCGGGCCCCGCTCCCCATCAactcgccccctccccgccatcACCGGCCCATGAAGCGCCCCCTCCCGGTCCATGCCCCCCCCGCCGGTCCCGGGCGATGACCCCCCCGCCGGTCCCGGGCGATGCCCCCCCCGAGCTCCCCCCCGCCGGTACCGGTCGATGCCCCGCAGCAGTTTGCCCACGTTAGCCCGCATCTGCTCGAAAAGCGCCATGACTCGCGGCGCTGCCGGAACCGGAAGAGCGATACCGGGCTCTGGCGGGCGAGGCAACTTCCGCTTCCGGCGCGGGCGCTCGCCGGGCATGACGGGACGGTGGAGGAGACGACGCGGGAGCGTGAAGGAGGGGCGCGCAGGCGCAGAAAGCGGGAGAGCCCGGAGCGGGGGGAGGCGGAGGCAGCTTATACCCCCTGGCCCCGCCCACATATACAGGCCACGCCCACAGAGCTGGGCCCCGCCCACAGAGCCGGGCCCCGCCCACAGCGGCCCTTCCCAGTGCAGGCAACGTGGTCTGGGCCTGGTCGGACTGGGCCAAACTGGGGGTGGAGGAGGCTCatactgggatggactgggcCAAACTGGGGCCACCGTTAGGCCAAACCACACCCACACCGGGGGGATCAATGTGGGGGGTcatactgggagggactgggccAAATGGGGTCagactggggggcactgggacacAGTGGGGTGCGCTGGGAATTGGGGGTGGATGGGCCACACTGGGGCCAAACCGGGCTCTTATGGGGGATACTGGGGACAAACGGGGACGCTGGGCTCGTACTGGGGACAAACGGGGGACACTGGGCTCGTACTGGGATCCAGTGGGGGACACTGGGCTCATACTGGGATCAAATGGGGGACGCTGGGCTCATACTGGGATCCAATGGGGGACGCTGGGCTCGTACTGGGGACAAACGGGGGACGCTGGGCTCGTACTGGGGACAAACTGGGGACACTGGGCTCGTACTGGGATCCAATGGGGGACGCTGGGCTCGTACTGGGATCAAACAGGGGATGCTGGGCTCATACTGGGATCCAATGGGGTACACTGGGTTCATACTGGGATCCAGTGGGGGACACTGAGCTCGTACTGGGATCCAATGGGGGATGCCGGGCTCGTACTGGGATCAAACAGGGGACACTGGGCTCGTACTGGGATCCAATGGGGGACGCTGGGCTCGTACTGGGATCAAACAGGGGACACTGGGCTCATACTGGGATCCAGTGGGGGACGCTGGGCTCGTACTGGGCACAAACGGGGGACGCCGGGCTCGTACTGGGCTGAACTGGGCCCAGACTGGGCGGGCACGCTGCGCCGAAGCCGGTGCCCCCGCCACCCCGAAACCGGGGGTGGGGCAGGGCCCGGATGCCCGCTCCCCGGTGggccgtgcctcagtttccccttccGCCGCGGCgccgtgggggggggggcgccaCCTCCCGCCGCTGGGCCTGGCTCGGGggtgcggcgggcgggggctgggCCATGGACCCCCGGCACCTCCACATCTCCGCCCGCGACCCCCGGGAGGACTTCGAGGTCCTGCAGCGCCTGGGCGGCGGCACCTACGGGGAGGTCTATAAGGTgacggggacccccccaaaatggcccggggtggggggggtgacCCCCCGGGCCCTGGGGTGCCCCCCTCCGCCCGGgcgccggggctggcggggaggggggtggcGAGAGGggccccctgctcccccagcgCTCCCGGTtcccccccagtgctcccagtttcCCCCCCGCTGCTCCCAGTTCCCCACCCCGGTCCTTCCTGCCGGTAcccgcggccccgggggaccccccccTGCCGCCGCTACCGGAGGCGTGAGGCCCTGGTACATCCGGCAgcgggggcactgggagggactgggaagtactgggaggcactgggaggtgctgggaggtgctgggaagtACTGGGAAGGAGGCACTGGGaagtactgggaggcactgggaggtgctgggaagtACTGGGAAGGAGGCACTGGGaagtactgggaggcactgggaggtgctgggaagtacagggaggcactgggaagtACTGGGAAGTACTGGGAAGgaggtactgggaggcactgggaggcactgggaggtgctgggaggtgctgggaagtACTGGGaaggaggcactgggaagcactgggaggcactgggaggtgctgggaggtgctgggaagtACTGGGAAGGAGGCACTGGGaagtactgggaggcactgggaggtgctgggaggtgctgggaagtACTGGGaaggaggcactgggaagcactgggaggcactgggaggtgctgggaggtgctgggaagtACTGGGaaggaggcactgggaagcactgggaggcactgggaggcactgggaggtactgggaggtgctgggaagtACTGGGAAGGAGGCACTGGGaagtactgggaggcactgggaggtgctgggaaaTACTGGGaaggaggcactgggaagcactgggaggcactgggaggtgctgggaaaTACTGGGAAGGAGGCACTGGGaagtactgggaggcactgggaggcactgggagcactgggaggccctgacccctgtcccccccaggcCCGCAGCAAAGCCACGGGCGAGCTGGCCGCCATCAAGGTTGTCAAGATGGAGGCAGGTgaggggggacccccccggcgGGGACCCGAGACCCCTGAGATCCCCAGTACCCCACGtaccccccggggaccccccaaTACCCCCTGGGGGCCCTGAATACCCCCCAGTACCCCAGGtaccccccggggaccccccaatcccccaggtaccccccggggaccccccaaTCCCCCCTGACACCCCCCCAACACCCCTTATTACCCCTCAGTACCCCCGGGACCCTTTAACACCCCCAATGCCCCTGACCCCCTCTCCGAACCCCTCGCACCCCCAGAAACCCCGGGACCCCTTAGcaccccccagtgccccccgaCCCCTGGCTACCCCAGGACCCCTAAATCCCCCTGGCCCTTCGTGGGGATGCTCCGGGACCCCCAGGACGCCCCAAAACCCCTTGGGACCCCCCGGGatgccctgggaccccccccaaaacccctttgCACCCCTgagaccccccaggaccccccaaaaccccttggGATGCtccgggacccccaggacccctcaAATACCCCTtgggacccctgggaccccctaGGATGCCCCAAAACCCCTTGGGACCCCTGGGATGCTCCGGGAcctcccaggaccccccaaagccccttgggaccccctgggaccccctaGGATGCCCCAAAACCCCTTGGGACCCCCGGGATGCCCTGgaacccccaggacccccaaaaccccttgggacccccaagatgccctgggaccccccaaaacccctttgCACCCCCTGAggcccccccaggaccccccaaaaccacttGGGACCCTTGGGATgctccaggacccccaggacccccaaataccccttgggacccctgggaccccctaGGATGCCCCAAAACCCCTTGGGACCCCGGGATCCCCCGGGATGCCCTGgaacccccgggaccccccaaaacccttgGGACCCCCGGGATGCCCTGgaacccccaggacccccaaaaccccttgggacccccaagatgccctgggaccccccaaaacccctttgCACGCCCTgagaccccccaggacccccaaaaaCCCCTTGGGACCCCTGGGATGCTCCGGGAcctcccaggacccccaaagccccttgggaccccctgggaccccctaGGATGCCCCAAAACCCCTTGGGACCCCGGGATCCCCCGGGATGCCCTGGAACCCCCAGGacctccccaaaaccccttgggacccccgggatgcccccaaaacccctttgcaccccctgagaccccccaggaccccccaaaaccccttggGACCCTTGGGATgctccaggacccccaggacccccaaagCCCCTTGGGACCCCTGGGATGCTCtgggcccccagcacccccaagtACCCCTTGGGACCCCTGGGatgccc from Ciconia boyciana chromosome 33, ASM3463844v1, whole genome shotgun sequence includes these protein-coding regions:
- the EIF3K gene encoding eukaryotic translation initiation factor 3 subunit K; this encodes MPGERPRRKRKLPRPPEPGIALPVPAAPRVMALFEQMRANVGKLLRGIDRYNPENLATLERYVETQAKENAYDLEANLAVLKLYQFNPAFFQTTVTAQILLKALTNLPHTDFTLCKCMIDQAHQEERPIRQILYLGELLETCHFQSFWQALDENMELLDGITGFEDSVRKFICHVVGITYQHIDRWLLAEMLGDLSEAQLKVWMSKYGWTEPEPGRIFICNQEESIKPKNIVEKIDFDSVSSIMASSL